In the Leptospira bourretii genome, one interval contains:
- a CDS encoding chemotaxis protein CheX, whose amino-acid sequence MQIKADFINPFLEAATIVFRDVLQQDLIRGKIGIKDSPAPSHEIAIIIGVVGSFSGEVVYSMNLDAAYKVSRKLVPGLSDEDVKNEYKDILGEIANMTTGNAMNIFTSAGQSVEITTPNIQETNNTSVRFNKKPTLSINLYSKFGRIEVNVAIA is encoded by the coding sequence ATGCAAATTAAAGCCGACTTCATCAACCCGTTCCTGGAAGCAGCCACCATCGTTTTTCGCGATGTCCTCCAACAGGATCTCATCCGAGGAAAAATCGGAATCAAAGATTCACCTGCGCCCAGCCATGAAATTGCAATCATCATCGGTGTGGTGGGATCTTTTAGTGGTGAAGTGGTTTATAGTATGAACCTCGATGCTGCCTACAAAGTGTCTCGCAAACTGGTTCCAGGCCTTTCAGATGAAGATGTAAAAAACGAATACAAAGATATCCTCGGTGAGATTGCCAACATGACCACTGGTAATGCGATGAACATTTTTACCTCTGCAGGCCAATCGGTAGAAATCACAACTCCTAACATCCAAGAGACAAACAACACTTCGGTTCGGTTTAACAAAAAACCTACTCTCTCCATTAACTTATATTCTAAGTTTGGGCGAATTGAAGTAAACGTCGCAATCGCTTAA
- a CDS encoding tetratricopeptide repeat protein: MFRKFLFLTCLVFCFSFLNISPGFYAQTTELFLPFPETWTNEGGNETTEKNTKNPENTTSMVNSGPGTHSKSQNTLPNQNSQLEPGSSKVATQESQTAVTANAKPAEKKKKKKEVIDPSGASFQKGKAYLARGQKKSAESEFAESYGKEGDAAKLSRVENTNLYGLDGKDKDSAGLVEKQEDADLKIKTQFELARSLDRIGNPESEEKAYKEYLKLITEFPKHPELTPRSHYAVAILLIRKKEFRPAAHQLANIIKNFKESAEYLPAQYYLGKIYESSWDERDLERSLKYYQLYMNGVEGKTPIPGYDFRKETRERLRVLGSSI, translated from the coding sequence TTGTTTCGTAAGTTTCTTTTCCTAACTTGTCTCGTTTTTTGTTTTTCGTTCTTAAACATTTCTCCTGGGTTTTACGCTCAAACGACAGAATTGTTTTTGCCATTTCCAGAAACTTGGACAAACGAAGGAGGTAATGAAACAACGGAAAAGAATACAAAGAATCCAGAGAACACTACTTCGATGGTAAACTCTGGTCCCGGCACTCATTCAAAATCCCAAAACACTCTTCCCAATCAAAATAGTCAATTGGAGCCAGGATCATCCAAAGTCGCAACTCAAGAGAGCCAAACAGCAGTGACTGCCAATGCAAAACCTGCTGAGAAAAAGAAAAAAAAGAAGGAAGTGATCGATCCTTCCGGGGCTTCCTTTCAAAAAGGGAAGGCATATTTGGCAAGAGGCCAAAAGAAGTCCGCCGAATCCGAGTTTGCCGAGTCTTATGGAAAAGAAGGAGATGCGGCAAAATTATCTCGAGTTGAGAATACAAATTTGTATGGTTTAGATGGGAAGGACAAAGATTCCGCAGGACTTGTGGAAAAACAAGAAGATGCTGATCTCAAAATCAAAACACAATTTGAGTTGGCACGTTCTTTGGATCGAATTGGAAATCCAGAATCGGAAGAAAAGGCGTACAAAGAATATTTAAAACTGATCACAGAGTTTCCGAAACACCCAGAGCTCACACCTAGATCGCATTATGCGGTTGCCATCCTTCTCATTCGCAAAAAAGAATTTCGTCCAGCAGCCCATCAATTGGCGAATATCATCAAAAATTTTAAAGAATCAGCAGAATATCTTCCGGCACAATATTACTTAGGGAAAATTTATGAGAGTAGTTGGGATGAAAGGGATTTGGAACGTTCTTTAAAATACTACCAACTCTATATGAATGGAGTGGAGGGGAAAACTCCTATACCAGGTTATGATTTTAGAAAAGAAACCCGAGAGAGACTCCGGGTTTTAGGTTCTTCGATTTAA
- a CDS encoding LIC_11485 family protein translates to MDIKNINIPKVNVDTQKMMGAVDGLVDKIPSQVQDLLKKIAISLFVFFLIMAIYVGWTNGWENAKPQGMQLAQDTRSLFLLEIERDYNRKRKDVRMSDPEDLKYESNRRMQFDFISERESNGYTHDTIPEEQDFLGKEYDFRNRKAEDTSVPPIYTPSGDGLIPAPIDIQPVTPKEDTKSGSDSDSDSELRMQKMLERVSDLEKKVKVKNEEKNLETLKLPKPPESSEGFGKPRSLERIPKNLR, encoded by the coding sequence GTGGACATTAAAAATATCAATATACCCAAAGTCAATGTAGACACCCAGAAAATGATGGGTGCTGTCGATGGACTCGTAGACAAAATTCCTTCCCAGGTCCAAGACTTACTCAAAAAAATTGCCATCTCACTTTTTGTATTTTTTCTCATCATGGCAATTTATGTGGGTTGGACCAATGGTTGGGAAAATGCAAAACCCCAAGGGATGCAACTTGCACAGGATACCAGAAGTTTGTTTCTTTTGGAGATTGAAAGGGATTACAATCGGAAACGAAAAGATGTTCGAATGTCCGATCCCGAAGATTTAAAATATGAATCCAACCGTCGGATGCAATTTGATTTTATCAGTGAAAGAGAATCCAACGGATACACACATGATACAATTCCTGAAGAACAAGATTTTTTGGGAAAGGAATATGACTTTAGAAACCGTAAAGCAGAAGATACTTCGGTTCCTCCCATCTACACTCCGTCAGGTGATGGGTTGATTCCAGCACCCATTGATATCCAACCTGTAACTCCCAAAGAAGATACAAAGTCCGGATCTGATTCAGATTCCGATTCAGAACTTCGGATGCAAAAAATGTTGGAGCGAGTGTCTGACTTAGAAAAAAAAGTGAAGGTCAAAAACGAAGAGAAAAATTTGGAAACTTTAAAATTGCCCAAACCTCCCGAATCCAGTGAAGGTTTTGGAAAACCTAGAAGTTTAGAACGAATTCCAAAAAATTTACGATGA
- a CDS encoding OmpA family protein, producing MARILIIILLLFGNGLISSQSVKNGIQVLEGDLLNTGHLLRTDKQVFRVQTGVLQEELAYLAGKKIRMLCDVQGETCNPIRYEMEPFETGKTPDWSLKKIPRYVTQGLFSFNPQCTPDGKILFWTALVREGGRSTQKIWAAKRDQYGFWMQGEQLPTPLNNKFPSAVISALPGGNELFVFGNFGEEEMLDNLKREMMYKSQIASREAQNPKEFHIVLTKLETEYKERTDKIQNRAPLYKTRKTESGWSMPSPINFPSFYNWYRKADNPNQQVFGGSALASSGRTLLYSAQQKKNFGKLDLYVSLQNDSGVFEEGINLGNTINTGEEEMAPFLAPDDKTLYFSSSGRKEGISIFITRRQNDSWTSWSEPQELSPNLRGVNFLSIPAVGNWAYVSREGDLYMAAIPNHFQPEPVVVIKGKVVDEEGKPLSAFVQYESLTRKKSIGSTVSDPGTGEFSIILPYEENYGFYGEKEGYLPVSQNLNLVGKEKEDKEKTVLLVLPKLKKGNQIVMNNLFFAFRSAELTKESEPELDRLAGILRKAANLKILIEGHTDNVGTKSANQKLSLERANSVANYLKSKHKIEETRIAVVGFGPTVPLADNQTEEGRGTNRRVVFKISEE from the coding sequence ATGGCACGGATTCTCATCATCATTCTCCTTCTTTTTGGGAATGGGCTCATTAGCTCACAAAGTGTAAAAAATGGAATCCAGGTTTTGGAGGGGGACCTCTTAAATACCGGCCATCTCCTTCGCACAGACAAACAAGTATTCCGAGTCCAAACAGGGGTTTTACAAGAAGAGTTGGCTTATTTGGCCGGGAAAAAGATACGGATGTTATGCGATGTACAAGGTGAAACTTGTAATCCCATTCGATATGAAATGGAACCGTTTGAAACGGGCAAAACTCCTGATTGGAGTTTAAAAAAAATCCCACGTTATGTAACTCAGGGCCTTTTTTCTTTTAATCCGCAGTGCACTCCTGATGGAAAAATTTTGTTTTGGACGGCCCTTGTTCGCGAAGGGGGAAGATCCACCCAAAAAATTTGGGCCGCCAAACGAGACCAATACGGTTTTTGGATGCAAGGAGAACAACTTCCCACTCCACTCAATAATAAATTTCCATCTGCTGTGATTTCGGCTCTTCCCGGTGGGAACGAACTTTTTGTATTCGGGAACTTTGGCGAAGAAGAGATGCTCGACAACCTAAAACGCGAGATGATGTATAAATCTCAAATTGCATCTAGAGAAGCACAAAATCCTAAAGAATTTCATATTGTTCTGACAAAGTTAGAAACAGAATATAAGGAAAGAACGGATAAAATTCAAAACCGTGCTCCTCTGTATAAAACTCGTAAAACGGAATCGGGTTGGTCAATGCCCTCTCCTATAAACTTTCCAAGTTTTTACAATTGGTACAGAAAGGCAGACAATCCCAACCAACAAGTATTTGGTGGTTCTGCTTTGGCTTCGAGTGGCAGAACTTTGCTTTATTCGGCCCAACAAAAGAAAAATTTTGGTAAGTTAGATTTATATGTCAGTTTACAAAATGATTCTGGTGTTTTTGAAGAAGGAATTAATTTAGGAAATACGATCAATACAGGTGAGGAGGAGATGGCACCTTTCCTTGCTCCCGATGACAAAACCTTATACTTCTCTTCCTCTGGAAGAAAAGAAGGGATCTCTATTTTTATCACAAGAAGACAAAATGATTCTTGGACTTCATGGTCAGAACCACAGGAATTATCTCCTAACCTAAGAGGTGTTAATTTTTTAAGTATCCCTGCGGTTGGGAATTGGGCTTACGTTTCCCGGGAAGGGGACTTGTATATGGCAGCCATCCCCAATCATTTCCAACCAGAACCTGTTGTGGTAATTAAAGGAAAAGTGGTGGATGAAGAAGGAAAACCACTATCGGCTTTTGTACAATATGAATCTTTAACTAGAAAAAAATCCATTGGTTCCACTGTGAGTGATCCGGGGACGGGTGAATTTAGCATCATTCTTCCTTATGAAGAAAACTATGGATTTTATGGTGAAAAGGAAGGATACCTTCCTGTCTCACAAAACCTGAATTTGGTGGGAAAGGAAAAAGAGGACAAAGAAAAAACTGTCCTACTGGTTCTACCCAAATTGAAAAAAGGAAATCAAATTGTGATGAACAATTTGTTCTTTGCTTTCCGGTCTGCTGAACTCACCAAAGAATCAGAGCCAGAACTAGACAGATTGGCAGGAATTTTACGAAAAGCCGCCAATTTGAAGATTCTTATCGAAGGGCATACGGACAATGTCGGAACCAAATCGGCCAACCAAAAGTTATCTTTGGAAAGAGCAAATTCGGTTGCTAATTATTTGAAGTCTAAACATAAAATAGAAGAAACGCGGATTGCTGTGGTAGGATTTGGCCCAACAGTGCCGTTAGCGGACAATCAGACCGAAGAAGGTCGTGGGACAAACCGAAGGGTAGTCTTTAAAATTTCGGAAGAGTAA
- the abc-f gene encoding ribosomal protection-like ABC-F family protein codes for MIQASGITVSFGKKPLFENVSIKFKPECRYGLIGANGSGKSTFMKVLAGILQPTAGSVVVDKDKKVGYLKQDHYEYENETVLGTVLRGNPELWNVMVERDAIYSKEEMTDEDGMRISEIEEIFADMGGYEAESVAGELLEGLGIPTSAHNRPLNFLTGGFKLRVLLAQVLFLKPDVLLLDEPTNHLDIKTIHWLEELLINYEGVVIVISHDRHFINSVATHIADLDYNTIRMFPGNYDDFMIAAEQTREQLMSDSKRAKEKIADLQEFVSRFSANASKSKQATSRQKMIEKIKGEMVDVKPSSRVAPYIRFKAKRTLGKDVFEAINISKSYDEKPVIKEFSTSITKGEKVGIVGTNGVGKTTLLKMLLKKLEPDSGQVKWGDSVETSFFPQDHREAMEPDADTLVEWLLRNSPQGTEVQEIRAILGRMLFSGDMANKSTTVLSGGEKSRMIIGKMILAGDNVIALDEPTNHLDLETIEALNYALSLFEGTVILVSHDREFISSLCTRIIEVTPEGIKDFKGTYEEFLEREGNDFYKRLTGGAVITT; via the coding sequence ATGATCCAAGCTAGCGGCATTACAGTCTCCTTCGGGAAAAAACCTCTTTTCGAAAACGTCTCCATTAAATTCAAACCGGAATGCCGTTACGGTCTGATCGGAGCCAATGGTTCCGGAAAATCGACTTTTATGAAGGTTTTAGCGGGTATTTTACAGCCCACAGCCGGTTCTGTGGTGGTAGACAAGGACAAAAAGGTCGGATACCTCAAACAAGACCACTACGAATACGAAAATGAGACAGTTCTTGGCACCGTCCTACGGGGAAATCCGGAACTTTGGAACGTCATGGTGGAACGTGATGCCATCTACTCCAAAGAAGAGATGACCGATGAGGACGGAATGCGAATCTCCGAAATCGAGGAAATATTTGCCGATATGGGGGGTTATGAAGCGGAATCCGTGGCGGGAGAACTTTTGGAAGGCCTAGGAATCCCTACCTCAGCCCACAACCGCCCTTTAAATTTTCTCACAGGTGGCTTTAAACTTCGAGTCCTTCTCGCCCAAGTATTATTTTTAAAACCAGATGTTCTGCTTCTGGATGAACCAACCAACCACTTGGATATCAAAACCATCCACTGGTTGGAAGAACTTCTAATCAATTACGAAGGTGTGGTCATTGTGATCTCCCACGACCGTCACTTCATTAACTCCGTTGCCACTCATATTGCCGATTTGGATTATAATACCATTCGAATGTTTCCAGGTAACTACGATGACTTTATGATTGCGGCAGAACAGACTCGCGAACAACTCATGAGTGATAGTAAACGTGCTAAAGAAAAAATTGCCGACTTACAAGAGTTTGTTTCCAGATTCTCTGCAAACGCTAGTAAATCAAAACAAGCCACTTCTCGCCAAAAAATGATCGAAAAGATCAAAGGAGAAATGGTGGATGTAAAACCATCTTCCAGAGTTGCTCCTTACATTCGTTTCAAAGCAAAACGAACACTAGGAAAAGATGTATTCGAAGCAATCAACATCTCCAAATCTTATGATGAAAAACCCGTAATCAAAGAGTTTAGCACTTCCATCACAAAAGGGGAAAAGGTCGGGATTGTTGGAACCAACGGTGTTGGTAAAACAACACTGCTCAAAATGTTATTAAAAAAATTAGAACCAGATTCAGGTCAGGTAAAATGGGGAGATTCTGTCGAAACTTCCTTTTTTCCACAAGACCACCGTGAGGCGATGGAACCAGATGCTGACACTCTCGTGGAATGGTTGTTACGTAACTCTCCTCAAGGAACCGAAGTACAAGAAATTCGTGCGATCCTCGGAAGAATGCTTTTTTCTGGAGATATGGCAAACAAATCCACTACGGTTCTTTCTGGGGGAGAAAAATCAAGGATGATCATTGGTAAAATGATTCTTGCCGGAGACAATGTCATTGCTCTGGACGAACCCACCAACCACTTGGATTTAGAAACCATTGAAGCACTCAACTACGCCTTATCGTTGTTTGAAGGAACAGTGATTTTAGTTTCTCACGATAGGGAGTTTATTTCTTCCCTCTGTACAAGAATCATCGAAGTAACACCTGAAGGGATCAAAGACTTCAAAGGAACATACGAAGAATTTTTGGAGAGAGAAGGAAACGATTTCTACAAACGCCTGACTGGTGGTGCGGTAATCACAACTTAA
- a CDS encoding Lsa36 family surface (lipo)protein codes for MRFLFSLSTFIFTILVAIGNPIEAQVLCLGGECANIPSEYQLLGNFAEPVFDRIYTNGFLRSMGDNAVLQNLNSNQSGGSKVDRYRLGLGYTVSQGQEKARDFYYENSELRTLPKKGVAASPSLSFTVNLGEWLNGDFAKRWNLTTHFFPYEFGEANIPFVKIRNTDVRGRVFNYGAVFRYFPVDSGFSFGIGVFQTNQDLYLSSYDRRPTQFRIDGDKRRWIGQNDLFYQSRIVSGSLDIKYNYTIGFLSIIPGIGIVYNHGYTAIQATRFAAISTRENPDDFGSTPSAIAIKLATRHNHRSGFGYGSLGLNFSLGSFSLVTELMAGKEIQSINLSLQKQF; via the coding sequence ATGAGATTTTTATTTTCCCTATCCACTTTTATTTTTACGATCCTTGTTGCGATTGGAAATCCTATTGAGGCCCAAGTTCTCTGTTTAGGGGGAGAATGTGCAAATATCCCAAGCGAATACCAATTATTAGGAAATTTTGCAGAACCAGTCTTTGATCGAATTTATACCAATGGGTTTCTTCGTTCCATGGGGGATAACGCAGTTTTACAAAATTTAAATTCTAACCAGTCGGGTGGCTCCAAGGTAGATCGATACCGGTTGGGACTTGGGTATACAGTGTCTCAAGGCCAAGAAAAGGCTCGAGATTTTTATTACGAAAATTCTGAACTCCGAACTCTTCCGAAGAAGGGAGTTGCTGCATCACCTTCCTTAAGTTTTACGGTGAATTTAGGTGAATGGTTGAATGGGGATTTTGCCAAACGATGGAATTTAACAACACATTTTTTCCCTTATGAATTTGGTGAAGCCAATATTCCTTTTGTAAAAATCAGAAATACAGACGTTCGGGGTCGGGTTTTTAATTATGGGGCTGTTTTTAGATATTTCCCTGTTGATTCTGGATTTTCGTTTGGAATCGGAGTTTTCCAAACAAACCAAGATCTTTATTTGAGTTCTTATGACAGAAGGCCCACTCAATTTAGAATTGATGGAGACAAACGTCGGTGGATTGGTCAAAACGATTTGTTTTATCAGTCGAGAATCGTTTCGGGTTCTTTGGATATAAAGTATAATTATACAATTGGTTTTTTATCAATCATTCCAGGAATCGGTATTGTATATAATCATGGTTATACGGCAATCCAAGCCACTAGATTTGCTGCCATTTCTACAAGAGAAAATCCTGATGACTTTGGTTCTACACCCAGTGCCATAGCAATTAAGCTTGCCACAAGACATAACCATCGGTCTGGATTTGGATACGGAAGTTTGGGTTTAAATTTTAGTTTGGGGAGTTTTAGTTTGGTGACGGAGCTAATGGCAGGGAAAGAAATCCAGTCGATTAACCTTTCCCTGCAAAAACAATTTTAA
- the rdgB gene encoding RdgB/HAM1 family non-canonical purine NTP pyrophosphatase: MTKKTLAFASGSLHKWKEMQMLLSPYGYEVVLPKDLGISFSPEETESSFTGNSFIKSKELYRLTGLPSFADDSGISVPALGGEPGVYSARYGGPGLTDKERALFLLQKLGENKSRDAFYSCVVSYVDGTHAVSFEGRVDGLICSDYDEEGKFGFGYDPIFFYPPFGKRFSQVPESEKNTVSHRKKAMELFLNWLSNLK, translated from the coding sequence CTGACAAAAAAAACTTTAGCATTTGCATCCGGAAGTTTACACAAGTGGAAGGAAATGCAAATGTTACTTTCGCCTTATGGGTATGAAGTGGTCCTTCCCAAAGATTTAGGAATTTCCTTTTCTCCAGAAGAAACGGAAAGTTCATTCACAGGAAACTCCTTTATCAAATCAAAAGAACTCTATCGATTGACAGGCCTTCCTTCTTTTGCCGATGATTCGGGAATATCTGTACCAGCTCTCGGTGGTGAACCCGGTGTGTATTCAGCAAGATATGGTGGTCCAGGTCTAACCGATAAAGAACGTGCACTTTTTCTTTTACAAAAGTTAGGTGAGAATAAAAGCCGTGATGCTTTTTATAGTTGCGTGGTGAGTTATGTAGATGGAACTCATGCAGTTTCTTTTGAAGGACGAGTGGATGGTCTGATTTGTTCCGATTATGACGAAGAAGGTAAATTTGGATTTGGTTACGATCCGATTTTTTTCTATCCTCCTTTTGGAAAACGGTTTTCCCAGGTTCCTGAATCGGAAAAAAATACTGTTTCCCATCGCAAAAAAGCAATGGAACTTTTTTTAAATTGGTTATCTAATCTAAAATAA
- a CDS encoding STAS domain-containing protein — translation MDVQVKDDIRIIKFSGAILKVDSDEIEKELSKLTQSSVKKIILDLTKVHHICSTALGIFVATKRKLKPMNGDIKVIVVDEDLIQLFEITMLDKVFEIFPDLSSAMEGFQLDEEDSH, via the coding sequence ATGGATGTTCAAGTCAAGGATGACATAAGGATTATTAAGTTTTCTGGGGCCATCCTCAAGGTTGATTCCGATGAAATTGAAAAAGAACTTTCAAAACTTACGCAAAGCTCTGTTAAAAAAATCATTCTGGATTTAACTAAAGTTCATCATATTTGTTCAACTGCTTTAGGTATATTTGTCGCAACCAAACGTAAGTTAAAGCCGATGAATGGTGATATTAAGGTGATTGTTGTGGATGAAGATTTGATCCAACTTTTTGAAATCACAATGCTCGATAAAGTGTTCGAAATTTTTCCTGATTTATCTTCTGCAATGGAAGGATTCCAACTCGACGAGGAAGATTCCCACTGA
- a CDS encoding ComF family protein: MRGVRFLSFFFPKFCVSCGRSDFFSEITAVCRSCTKRNYSPQKENRNQRQVKPPADRFIFYDQVFYLQIRNDFERNLFQSLKFENERQLAEFFCLGHRSLARQFFGDLPDLLALVPSSPKSGPRPYHASYALLGKWKKLWKIREDTSLRKVSADKQSSLGFEKRFFHAKKAFQFTKSDRIMEGLHVLIVDDIFTTGATINEIARLYKQSGVRKVSCVVLLLSGGD; encoded by the coding sequence ATGAGAGGGGTTCGCTTTTTATCCTTTTTTTTCCCTAAATTTTGTGTGAGTTGTGGTCGCTCCGATTTTTTTTCGGAGATCACTGCTGTATGCAGATCATGTACAAAACGAAACTATTCCCCGCAAAAAGAGAATAGGAACCAAAGGCAGGTCAAACCTCCGGCGGACCGGTTTATCTTTTATGACCAAGTCTTCTACCTGCAAATTCGAAACGATTTTGAAAGAAACCTTTTCCAGTCCTTAAAATTTGAAAACGAAAGGCAACTCGCAGAATTTTTTTGTTTGGGACATAGATCCCTTGCTCGACAATTTTTTGGGGACCTTCCCGATTTACTGGCCTTAGTTCCTTCCTCTCCCAAGTCGGGTCCAAGACCGTATCACGCTTCTTATGCTCTCCTCGGCAAATGGAAAAAACTTTGGAAAATCAGGGAAGATACTAGTTTGCGTAAGGTTTCAGCGGACAAACAATCTTCGTTAGGGTTTGAGAAGCGTTTTTTTCATGCAAAAAAGGCGTTCCAATTCACAAAAAGTGATAGAATCATGGAAGGACTTCATGTTCTAATCGTAGATGATATATTTACGACAGGTGCCACAATCAATGAAATTGCACGGCTGTACAAACAGTCCGGCGTCAGAAAGGTGTCTTGCGTTGTTTTACTGTTAAGTGGGGGTGATTGA
- the ompL47 gene encoding multi-beta-barrel domain surface protein OmpL47 has translation MQAHKYLLAILTISFAGQITAQVAAPKATTSTKDQAIKKTESTSTQAKDGVDKAETTVKDILGDKKESGASTSDAAALFITSKTTFSLDAKDESSTIDFIEWKPKNGEYRKFTQPIRIAEEGLTEIYYRSVDKVGNAETPKILVVHVDNTAPRVSLVPQEQFFVLDGVPFASKNNTYTLVAEDQQTGVEKIQFSINQEAAKSYADPIKLENSGANIVKYSATDKSGNSSPESSLIITVDDVKPTVEIVPSFPLVDINGKNFQRKGNVFYVNATDKESGIKKVLVKVDEEEYKPYVEAIAIETQGDHVIKAMAVDNVGNQSDVVEVKLTVDLTPPTSTIQKSTEAPKVETQTPAATPAK, from the coding sequence ATGCAGGCGCACAAATATCTTTTGGCCATACTGACAATTTCTTTCGCAGGCCAAATCACAGCACAAGTTGCTGCACCAAAAGCCACTACTTCCACAAAAGACCAGGCAATCAAAAAAACAGAGTCCACTTCTACTCAAGCCAAAGACGGTGTTGATAAAGCTGAGACGACTGTAAAAGACATATTGGGTGACAAAAAAGAATCGGGAGCTTCTACTTCTGATGCGGCCGCTCTTTTCATTACAAGTAAAACCACTTTTTCATTAGATGCAAAAGACGAATCATCCACAATCGATTTTATTGAGTGGAAACCAAAAAACGGCGAATATAGAAAGTTCACACAACCAATTCGTATTGCTGAAGAAGGTTTGACCGAAATTTATTACCGTTCTGTAGACAAAGTTGGAAATGCTGAGACTCCAAAAATTCTAGTGGTTCATGTTGATAACACAGCTCCAAGAGTGAGCTTAGTGCCACAAGAACAGTTTTTCGTTTTAGATGGAGTTCCTTTCGCTTCCAAAAATAACACTTATACTTTGGTAGCAGAAGACCAACAAACAGGTGTTGAAAAAATCCAATTCAGCATCAACCAAGAAGCTGCAAAATCTTACGCTGATCCAATCAAATTGGAAAATAGCGGTGCAAACATAGTGAAATATTCCGCAACTGATAAGTCGGGAAATTCTTCTCCAGAATCTTCTCTCATCATTACTGTGGATGATGTAAAACCAACTGTTGAAATCGTTCCTTCTTTCCCATTGGTTGACATCAATGGAAAAAACTTCCAAAGAAAAGGAAACGTATTCTATGTAAATGCAACTGACAAAGAATCTGGTATCAAAAAAGTTCTAGTAAAAGTTGATGAAGAAGAATACAAACCTTACGTAGAAGCAATTGCAATCGAAACACAAGGTGACCATGTGATCAAAGCAATGGCAGTAGATAATGTAGGCAACCAATCGGATGTAGTGGAAGTAAAACTCACTGTCGATCTTACACCTCCAACTTCTACGATCCAAAAATCAACAGAAGCTCCTAAGGTAGAAACACAAACTCCAGCAGCAACACCTGCTAAGTAG
- a CDS encoding flagellar assembly protein FlaA, which produces MIALINLRKLTLFLFFFGIVPIQAEAGIWREILLENFELSNYNQENLRTKLEKGTKLPEITLSSNFTAPIPGSKQALVLRIPKDANFPFSLYFPKPIEVNAFIKEITIPIYSSQSNGNLTLIIGSQDAEVRQLNLTSLNYRGWKFITVSISKNFDQNDRVFLQKSSIRILGFFYLPYENNDPNQEVLIAIDDITAIVRDKYRPLRNKEILLED; this is translated from the coding sequence ATGATTGCACTGATAAACTTAAGGAAACTTACACTTTTTCTTTTCTTCTTTGGAATCGTTCCGATTCAGGCTGAGGCAGGGATTTGGCGGGAAATCCTTCTCGAAAATTTTGAATTATCCAATTACAATCAGGAAAACCTGCGTACAAAGTTGGAAAAGGGAACCAAACTTCCGGAAATCACCCTTTCCAGCAATTTCACTGCTCCCATCCCAGGTTCCAAACAAGCACTCGTACTACGAATTCCCAAGGATGCCAATTTTCCTTTTTCTTTATACTTTCCAAAACCAATTGAAGTGAATGCTTTCATCAAAGAAATCACCATCCCCATTTATTCATCACAATCCAATGGGAACCTAACACTAATCATAGGATCGCAAGATGCTGAAGTGAGACAACTGAATCTGACCTCACTCAATTATCGAGGTTGGAAATTCATTACGGTTTCGATTTCAAAAAATTTTGATCAAAACGATAGAGTTTTTCTACAAAAGAGTTCGATACGAATTCTTGGATTCTTTTATTTGCCTTATGAAAATAATGATCCCAACCAAGAGGTCCTCATTGCCATCGATGACATAACTGCGATTGTGCGAGATAAATATAGACCCCTTCGTAACAAAGAAATCCTTCTCGAAGATTGA